One Rosa chinensis cultivar Old Blush chromosome 5, RchiOBHm-V2, whole genome shotgun sequence genomic region harbors:
- the LOC112201436 gene encoding poly(A) RNA polymerase cid14 isoform X1 gives MGLGVVKACLYLRIASGLLVPEAKLFLHLEDLLYVDKAKPHDRRTMCDSPIVQAKLSNHLQVKDLTEQFPAATPLALALKQFLADCSLDQSYSGGLSSYCLVPLTVRFPQHECLLDRPINQVISFATLYICLDFGDLLMNFLYFFGNVFDPWQMRISVQGSGVYIKREKGCSIDPTH, from the exons ATGGGTTTGG GAGTTGTGAAAGCTTGTCTGTACCTGCGTATAGCTTCTGGTCTTCTAGTACCAGAAGCCAAGCTGTTTCTGCATTTGGAGGATTTGCTTTATGTGGATAAAGCCAAACCCCATGATCGCAGGACGATGTGTGACTCACCGATTGTGCAAGCTAAGTTGAGCAA TCATTTGCAGGTTAAAGATTTAACTGAGCAGTTTCCAGCCGCTACACCCCTTGCTTTGGCACTGAAACAGTTCTTGGCAGATTGTAGTCTGGATCAGTCTTATTCTGGTGGCTTGAGTTCCTACTGTTTG GTACCACTAACTGTGCGTTTTCCCCAGCATGAGTGTCTTCTTGACCGACCTATCAACCAAGTAATTTCATTTGCCACATTATATATTTGTCTT GACTTTGGAGACCTTCTgatgaattttctttatttttttgg GAATGTTTTTGATCCTTGGCAAATGCGTATTTCCGTACAGGGAAGTGGTGTTTATATAAAGAGGGAAAAAGGTTGCAG CATCGACCCCACACATTGA
- the LOC112201436 gene encoding terminal nucleotidyltransferase 4B isoform X2, with product MGLGVVKACLYLRIASGLLVPEAKLFLHLEDLLYVDKAKPHDRRTMCDSPIVQAKLSNHLQVKDLTEQFPAATPLALALKQFLADCSLDQSYSGGLSSYCLVPLTVRFPQHECLLDRPINQDFGDLLMNFLYFFGNVFDPWQMRISVQGSGVYIKREKGCSIDPTH from the exons ATGGGTTTGG GAGTTGTGAAAGCTTGTCTGTACCTGCGTATAGCTTCTGGTCTTCTAGTACCAGAAGCCAAGCTGTTTCTGCATTTGGAGGATTTGCTTTATGTGGATAAAGCCAAACCCCATGATCGCAGGACGATGTGTGACTCACCGATTGTGCAAGCTAAGTTGAGCAA TCATTTGCAGGTTAAAGATTTAACTGAGCAGTTTCCAGCCGCTACACCCCTTGCTTTGGCACTGAAACAGTTCTTGGCAGATTGTAGTCTGGATCAGTCTTATTCTGGTGGCTTGAGTTCCTACTGTTTG GTACCACTAACTGTGCGTTTTCCCCAGCATGAGTGTCTTCTTGACCGACCTATCAACCAA GACTTTGGAGACCTTCTgatgaattttctttatttttttgg GAATGTTTTTGATCCTTGGCAAATGCGTATTTCCGTACAGGGAAGTGGTGTTTATATAAAGAGGGAAAAAGGTTGCAG CATCGACCCCACACATTGA
- the LOC112203946 gene encoding uncharacterized protein LOC112203946, translating to MAYSSSSISCSLEDLDVGVVKTFHPTDSDLVGTYLYNRIKSPTPIGGKQTFPEIEIYGTTGLPPWDIWRIYEPSKFPHQDYIYFFSRVKKLGSRCFRRIGCDGGTWSETEAAKPVYISGGIEEPYGKLRKFRYENNKDRGFEHHAAWLMDEFTINQAPDLALCRLKINDKGGGGRKKRKKTSDETNENHRKTMSFKNRKLEPKRVQVQNNMCEQQKKSASFSSTSTTQQLPPQCDDHGYCMDENLLFSPTGLVDDYDDILNSDQFLASLDQWYEDQQQQQFSDSSLLVPQQVEPNNSCEEQQQQQGEQQLCGGFDMTVHDLDIDLDDIDLDTLLTVGRI from the coding sequence ATggcttattcttcttcttcaatttcttgTTCCCTGGAAGACCTTGATGTGGGGGTTGTGAAAACATTCCACCCCACTGATTCTGATTTAGTGGGAACCTATCTCTACAACAGAATCAAGTCCCCAACCCCAATTGGAGGAAAACAAACCTTCCCTGAGATTGAAATATATGGCACCACAGGTTTACCACCATGGGATATTTGGAGAATTTATGAGCCTTCCAAATTTCCACATCAAGATTATATCTATTTCTTCTCCCGGGTCAAGAAGTTGGGTTCCCGTTGTTTTCGCAGAATTGGCTGCGATGGGGGCACGTGGAGCGAGACTGAAGCTGCTAAACCTGTCTATATCAGTGGTGGAATTGAGGAGCCTTATGGGAAACTAAGGAAATTTAGATACGAAAACAACAAAGACAGAGGCTTTGAACACCACGCTGCTTGGTTGATGGATGAGTTCACCATCAACCAAGCACCCGATTTGGCTTTGTGCCGACTCAAAATCAATGATAAAGGTGGAGGAGggagaaaaaagaggaagaagacttCTGATGAGACTAATGAGAATCACAGAAAGACAATGTCTTTCAAAAACCGAAAACTTGAACCGAAAAGAGTTCAAGTTCAAAACAACATGTGTGAGCAACAAAAGAAAAGTGCCTCATTTAGTAGTACTAGCACCACACAGCAACTGCCCCCACAATGTGATGATCATGGTTACTGTATGGATGAGAACCTACTTTTCTCTCCAACCGGCTTGGTTGATGATTATGATGACATTTTGAATAGTGATCAGTTTCTGGCTTCTCTTGATCAATGGTATGAggaccaacaacaacaacagtttTCGGATTCTTCACTACTAGTGCCGCAACAAGTAGAACCTAACAACAGTTGTGAGgaacaacaacagcaacaagGTGAGCAGCAGCTCTGTGGTGGTTTTGATATGACGGTTCATGACCTTGATATTGATCTCGATGATATTGATCTTGATACTCTACTTACAGTCGGACGAATTTAA
- the LOC112167828 gene encoding uncharacterized protein LOC112167828 isoform X2, whose translation MWNGLMASSQKVLSLVAELKTLQKNNETLEKDEEHLRTNLLSAEEEVKLLVEENKVLDEANKRLLKQYRKERNNSGSDGKHTDVSTKKI comes from the exons ATGTGGAATGG CTTGATGGCGTCATCTCAAAAAGTTTTATCGCTAGTTGCTGAGTTGAAAACACTTCAGAAGAATAATGAAACACTTGAGAAGGATGAAGAACATCTAAGGACCAATCTTCTTTCTGCTGAAGAGGAG GTCAAATTGCTTGTCGAAGAAAACAAGGTGTTAGATGAAGCTAACAAAAGATTACTAAAGCAGTACCGCAAGGAAAGAAACAATTCTGGTTCTGATGGAAAGCATACTGATGTATCAACGAAG AAAATCTAG
- the LOC112167828 gene encoding uncharacterized protein LOC112167828 isoform X1 translates to MWNGLMASSQKVLSLVAELKTLQKNNETLEKDEEHLRTNLLSAEEEVKLLVEENKVLDEANKRLLKQYRKERNNSGSDGKHTDVSTKSNK, encoded by the exons ATGTGGAATGG CTTGATGGCGTCATCTCAAAAAGTTTTATCGCTAGTTGCTGAGTTGAAAACACTTCAGAAGAATAATGAAACACTTGAGAAGGATGAAGAACATCTAAGGACCAATCTTCTTTCTGCTGAAGAGGAG GTCAAATTGCTTGTCGAAGAAAACAAGGTGTTAGATGAAGCTAACAAAAGATTACTAAAGCAGTACCGCAAGGAAAGAAACAATTCTGGTTCTGATGGAAAGCATACTGATGTATCAACGAAG TCAAACAAGTGA
- the LOC121048968 gene encoding uncharacterized protein LOC121048968 — protein sequence MDPLPQEVDDYIRESIDHTLGLPVSAQTLELKKLRCSEVAKRRLRDQYTAEACMNAQALRKFVEENQRLAAECAHLVSQCNKLEKECSLYDHDREALMDFGNEADQRAKEAELEDELGELREELKFYKNEYERLSVILSDYLLFV from the exons ATGGATCCTCTTCCTCAAGAAGTCGACGATTACATCAGAGAGTCGATTGACCACACCCTCGGCCTCCCCGTGTCCGCACAGACTCTCGAATTGAAGAAGCTCCGGTGCTCGGAAGTCGCGAAGCGACGGCTGCGAGACCAGTACACG GCCGAGGCTTGTATGAACGCCCAGGCTTTGAGGAAGTTTGTGGAGGAGAATCAGAGACTAGCGGCAGAGTGCGCGCATCTGGTGAGTCAGTGTAACAAGTTGGAGAAGGAGTGCTCGCTCTATGATCATGACCGAGAGGCTTTGATGGATTTCGGAAACGAGGCAGACCAGAGGGCCAAGGAGGCTGAGTTGGAGGATGAACTGGGAGAATTGAGGGAAGAATTGAAGTTTTACAAGAATGAATACGAGAGGCTTTCGGTAATTCTTTCTGACTATCTTTTATTTGTCTAG